Proteins encoded within one genomic window of Nitrospinaceae bacterium:
- the pgi gene encoding glucose-6-phosphate isomerase, whose product MTSLELNYENIAPFVTDQEIQSLQPRIDQLHGDLEKRTGKGSDFLGWMDLPSKTTKEQLGEIEQSAKHISAHSDVFVSIGIGGSYLGARAAISFLGHTFANQLTGGSHGSPEVHFAGHNLSSDYHADLFDLIAERDVCLNVISKSGTTTEPAVAFRLLKDKLEKKYGKSGAKKRIVVTTDREKGALKTLADEEGYTTFVIPDDVGGRYSVLTPVGLLPIAVAGVDIRELIEGAKTAEAAASANSSLEKNLSYLYAAIRHLLYSKGKTLEVLAAFHPSLAYILEWWKQLAGESEGKEHKGIFPASVEYTTDLHSMGQWVQEGNRILFETFLRVATSRRQLQVPAFENDDDGLNYLAGKTLDFVNDKAYKGTAMAHLEGEVPNMEITVKDRSPDALGQLFYFFERAIAMTGYLLDVDPFDQPGVEFYKKNMFQLLNKPGYGKG is encoded by the coding sequence GTGACCTCCCTTGAGTTGAATTATGAAAATATTGCGCCGTTCGTGACCGATCAGGAAATTCAAAGCCTGCAACCCAGGATCGACCAATTGCATGGAGATTTGGAAAAGAGGACGGGAAAGGGATCGGATTTTCTCGGCTGGATGGACTTGCCCTCCAAGACGACCAAAGAGCAACTGGGTGAAATCGAACAGTCGGCCAAGCACATAAGCGCTCATTCCGATGTGTTTGTCAGTATAGGCATCGGCGGCTCTTACCTGGGAGCCAGGGCGGCGATCTCCTTTTTGGGGCATACCTTTGCCAATCAGTTGACCGGGGGAAGCCATGGGTCTCCGGAAGTTCATTTTGCCGGGCACAACCTGAGTTCCGACTACCACGCGGATTTGTTCGACCTGATTGCCGAACGCGACGTTTGCTTGAACGTCATCTCCAAATCAGGAACGACGACAGAACCCGCGGTGGCGTTTCGGTTGCTGAAAGATAAGCTGGAGAAAAAATACGGGAAATCGGGCGCAAAAAAGCGCATCGTCGTCACCACTGACCGGGAAAAAGGAGCGCTGAAAACGCTGGCCGATGAAGAAGGGTACACCACCTTTGTGATCCCGGACGATGTCGGAGGCAGGTATTCGGTGTTGACGCCTGTGGGTCTGCTTCCCATTGCGGTGGCGGGCGTCGATATTCGCGAGTTGATCGAAGGGGCGAAAACTGCGGAAGCGGCGGCTTCCGCCAATTCCAGTCTGGAAAAGAATTTATCTTATCTTTACGCGGCGATCAGGCACCTGCTTTACAGCAAGGGAAAGACTCTTGAGGTTCTGGCGGCGTTTCATCCCTCCCTGGCCTATATTCTGGAATGGTGGAAGCAGTTGGCGGGGGAAAGTGAAGGCAAAGAGCATAAAGGAATCTTTCCGGCTTCCGTCGAATACACCACCGATCTGCATTCTATGGGACAATGGGTGCAGGAGGGCAACCGCATCCTTTTTGAAACATTTCTTCGCGTGGCAACGTCACGCCGGCAGTTGCAAGTTCCCGCTTTTGAGAACGACGATGACGGGTTGAATTATCTGGCGGGAAAGACACTGGATTTTGTCAACGACAAGGCATACAAGGGCACGGCGATGGCGCATCTGGAAGGGGAGGTCCCCAATATGGAAATCACCGTGAAGGACCGGTCGCCGGATGCGTTGGGTCAATTATT
- a CDS encoding SAM-dependent methyltransferase → MAPKKSYDGVARFFDYFRKGDMRRWGDAQKNLFQQMKGNVLHIGVGTGMEIINFPPDLFITGIDLSPKMLERALWRASQYQGRIKFCLMNSESLAFPDNTFDTIVTVCVFCTVAHPVRGLEECRRVLKPGGKLLMFEHVMSKNFIYGLSLKFMSLFTEALEGTHLDRNTVQNVKKAGFEVQSERNVYLDIVKAIEGVKPAILT, encoded by the coding sequence ATGGCCCCCAAAAAAAGCTACGATGGCGTTGCCAGGTTTTTTGACTATTTTAGAAAAGGCGACATGCGCCGCTGGGGGGACGCGCAAAAAAATCTTTTTCAGCAAATGAAGGGAAATGTTTTGCACATCGGTGTCGGCACCGGAATGGAGATCATCAATTTTCCGCCGGATCTTTTCATCACGGGCATCGACCTCAGCCCCAAAATGCTGGAGCGCGCCCTCTGGAGAGCGAGTCAGTATCAGGGCAGAATCAAGTTTTGCCTGATGAATTCGGAATCGCTCGCGTTTCCCGACAACACCTTCGACACCATCGTTACCGTCTGTGTGTTCTGCACCGTCGCCCACCCGGTCCGGGGTTTGGAGGAATGCCGGCGGGTTCTGAAACCCGGAGGGAAACTACTGATGTTTGAGCATGTTATGAGCAAAAACTTCATTTATGGCTTGAGTCTGAAGTTCATGTCCCTGTTCACCGAAGCCTTAGAGGGAACCCACCTGGACCGGAACACGGTCCAAAACGTCAAGAAAGCCGGGTTCGAAGTGCAATCTGAAAGAAATGTCTATTTAGACATCGTCAAAGCCATTGAAGGGGTTAAACCCGCCATACTGACTTAA